One genomic window of Desulfovibrio legallii includes the following:
- a CDS encoding flavodoxin family protein has translation MKIYAVNGGPRKKHNTAKLLQAALSGAAAAPCAEAVETEMIHLYDLDFQGCMSCFACKRLGAKSYGRCGFKDALSPVLEKLSQADGIIFGSPIYFGNVTGKLRCLLERLLFAYLVYDKAYSTLAPKRMPTAFLYDMNVSREEMEQYGYRSGLERMEMFVGRIFSRPAVLHICNTYQFDDYSKYRAERFSEPEKAAWRDSHFPLDLAEAGRMGAAMVTGGRQTV, from the coding sequence GTGAAGATTTACGCCGTCAACGGTGGACCCAGAAAAAAACACAATACCGCAAAACTGTTGCAGGCTGCCCTTAGCGGCGCTGCCGCCGCGCCCTGCGCCGAGGCCGTGGAAACGGAGATGATTCACCTGTATGATCTGGATTTTCAGGGCTGTATGAGCTGTTTTGCCTGCAAGCGGCTGGGGGCAAAAAGCTATGGCCGTTGCGGCTTCAAGGACGCCCTTTCCCCTGTGCTGGAAAAACTTTCGCAGGCGGACGGCATCATTTTCGGCAGTCCCATTTACTTCGGCAACGTTACCGGCAAGCTGCGTTGCCTTCTGGAGCGGCTGCTGTTCGCCTATCTGGTGTACGACAAAGCCTACAGCACGTTGGCCCCCAAGCGCATGCCCACGGCCTTTTTGTATGACATGAACGTGAGCCGCGAGGAAATGGAGCAGTACGGCTATCGCAGCGGCCTTGAAAGAATGGAGATGTTTGTGGGGCGCATTTTCAGCCGGCCCGCAGTGCTGCACATCTGCAATACCTATCAGTTTGACGACTACAGCAAATACAGGGCCGAGCGGTTTTCAGAGCCGGAAAAAGCCGCCTGGCGCGACAGTCACTTTCCGCTGGATCTGGCGGAGGCCGGGCGCATGGGCGCGGCAATGGTCACGGGCGGCAGGCAGACGGTCTAA
- a CDS encoding GlxA family transcriptional regulator: protein MAVHDGAEILDITGPLGVFSTANALHAQSGGTEPLYRIQVAGETPDAVVRTASGMRLLTDTALGQCSGIDTLLVAGGPAATQAPQALVDWLREAAPLVRRVCSICTGAFILARAGLLENRRATTHWLMLEQLRAFSPNIDVQTDALHVKDGSVYTSAGVTAGIDLALALLEEDCGRDLALHVARVLVLYLKRPGGQSQFSTTLLAQTHEGGALASTIQWLRDNHQRPLRNEDIAKHAAMSPRNFARVFKRETGETPAHFIENIRLEAAVKRLEETTQALKTIARECGFQSGEHFRLTFSRRFGITPGQYRSRFRSGTWR, encoded by the coding sequence ATGGCTGTCCATGACGGAGCGGAAATCCTCGACATCACGGGGCCCCTGGGCGTGTTTTCCACAGCCAACGCCCTACATGCGCAGTCCGGCGGCACAGAACCACTTTACCGCATCCAGGTCGCGGGCGAAACCCCTGACGCGGTAGTGCGGACCGCCTCCGGCATGCGGCTGCTGACGGATACGGCATTGGGGCAGTGCAGCGGCATTGATACCTTGCTGGTGGCTGGCGGCCCCGCGGCAACGCAGGCGCCACAGGCGCTGGTGGACTGGCTGCGCGAAGCTGCGCCTCTGGTGCGGCGCGTGTGCTCCATCTGCACCGGAGCCTTCATCCTGGCGCGCGCGGGGCTGCTGGAAAACCGCCGGGCCACCACCCACTGGCTCATGCTTGAGCAACTCCGCGCCTTTTCTCCAAATATTGATGTCCAGACTGACGCCCTGCATGTGAAGGACGGCTCCGTCTACACCTCGGCCGGGGTGACGGCGGGCATTGATCTGGCATTAGCCCTGCTGGAGGAGGACTGCGGCCGCGATTTGGCGCTGCACGTTGCCAGGGTGCTGGTGCTCTACCTCAAGCGTCCGGGTGGGCAATCACAGTTCAGCACAACCCTGCTGGCGCAGACCCACGAGGGCGGCGCCCTGGCCTCGACGATCCAATGGCTGCGCGACAACCACCAGCGCCCGCTGCGCAATGAGGACATAGCCAAACACGCGGCCATGAGCCCGCGCAACTTCGCCAGGGTCTTCAAACGCGAAACCGGCGAGACTCCGGCCCATTTCATTGAAAATATTCGCCTTGAAGCAGCTGTGAAACGCCTGGAGGAAACAACGCAAGCACTGAAAACCATCGCCCGGGAGTGTGGTTTCCAGTCCGGCGAGCACTTCCGCCTGACATTTTCACGCCGCTTTGGCATCACCCCCGGCCAGTACCGGAGCAGATTCCGTTCCGGTACATGGCGTTAA
- a CDS encoding DJ-1/PfpI family protein, with translation MKQISLQCLALALMLLASARSVPAQVPSPQPEDQVMYEVHPGHVSRQITVGVLLFPGFEMLDAYGPMEMWGSLKHAPARFWGGEEKRVGVRLVTIAATRGEIPSNQGPKTVADYSYADSPKLDYLLVPGGSGAVPLVRDTATLDWLRDQATKTKIVMSVCNGASLLAAAGILDGRPATTNKMAFKASTAPGPKVNWVKQARWVDDGTVVSSSGVSAGMDMTVAVISRLYGRLLGDWLEQVTEYDAHRDPAWDPFAVKAGLVR, from the coding sequence ATGAAACAGATCTCTTTGCAGTGCCTTGCGCTCGCGCTCATGCTGCTCGCATCCGCCCGCTCTGTTCCGGCGCAAGTGCCATCACCCCAACCAGAGGATCAGGTCATGTATGAAGTCCACCCAGGCCACGTCTCCCGGCAGATAACTGTCGGGGTGCTCCTCTTCCCCGGCTTCGAAATGCTGGACGCATACGGCCCCATGGAAATGTGGGGCAGCCTCAAGCACGCCCCGGCCCGTTTCTGGGGTGGAGAAGAAAAGCGTGTGGGTGTACGGCTGGTAACCATTGCGGCAACGCGGGGAGAAATTCCCTCGAACCAAGGGCCGAAAACAGTAGCCGACTACAGCTATGCCGACTCGCCCAAGCTGGACTATCTGCTGGTGCCCGGCGGCAGCGGGGCAGTGCCCTTGGTTCGCGACACGGCAACACTGGATTGGCTGCGCGACCAGGCGACCAAGACGAAGATCGTCATGTCCGTGTGCAACGGCGCGTCGCTTTTGGCTGCAGCGGGCATTCTGGACGGCAGGCCGGCCACAACGAACAAAATGGCCTTCAAGGCTTCTACAGCGCCCGGCCCCAAGGTGAACTGGGTCAAACAGGCGCGGTGGGTGGATGACGGTACGGTGGTGAGCTCTTCCGGCGTCTCCGCCGGGATGGATATGACCGTGGCGGTCATCTCCCGTCTGTATGGCCGGCTTTTGGGCGACTGGCTGGAGCAGGTCACCGAGTACGACGCGCACCGAGACCCGGCCTGGGATCCTTTTGCGGTCAAGGCCGGGCTGGTGCGCTGA
- a CDS encoding sugar transporter, with amino-acid sequence MTSIKTPEGRRLWVPVFSLALAAFIFVTTEVLPIGLLPEIAKDLGETEAFTGLLVAMYAWSVALLSLPLTALTARVERRKLLIGLFVVFIAGHVLSALAPNFTTLMLARICIANAHAVFWSITTPIVVRITPQGMKARGLAIVIVGSSLATVMGVPLSTVVGQHFGWRAAFLLIGAVAACIAFILWRLLPPLVAKDTGSFKSVPGLFRNKELALLYLQTLLAVTGYFLAYTYLAPLLIQIGGFSGQAVPLFLLLMGLSGICGSLFATRLAAMKTKLVFILPSVAIFLCLLALNISIAHLAAIVPICILWGGSMAVLGLLFQSKILEIAAHSADIATSIYSGIFNVGIGGGAFIGSFVFNTLGLHTTGYAAAAFFLATICVSVYSARSTRTTP; translated from the coding sequence ATGACTTCGATTAAAACCCCGGAAGGCCGACGCCTCTGGGTGCCTGTTTTTTCTCTGGCTCTGGCTGCCTTCATATTTGTCACCACAGAGGTTCTGCCCATTGGGCTGCTGCCGGAAATCGCCAAGGATCTTGGCGAAACCGAGGCTTTTACCGGGCTTCTGGTCGCCATGTACGCCTGGAGCGTGGCCCTGCTTTCCTTGCCGCTCACCGCGCTTACGGCACGGGTTGAGCGCCGTAAGCTGCTTATTGGCCTGTTTGTCGTGTTCATAGCCGGGCATGTGCTTTCCGCTCTGGCCCCCAACTTCACAACCCTTATGCTCGCGCGCATTTGCATCGCCAATGCGCACGCCGTGTTCTGGTCCATAACAACCCCCATTGTGGTCCGCATTACGCCGCAGGGGATGAAGGCCAGGGGCCTTGCCATTGTCATCGTAGGCAGTTCGCTTGCCACGGTGATGGGGGTTCCGCTCAGCACCGTTGTCGGACAGCACTTTGGCTGGCGGGCGGCCTTTTTGCTTATTGGCGCTGTGGCCGCCTGCATTGCCTTTATACTCTGGCGTCTGCTTCCGCCGCTTGTCGCCAAAGATACAGGCTCATTCAAAAGCGTTCCCGGCTTGTTTCGCAACAAAGAGCTCGCACTCCTTTACCTGCAAACCCTGCTGGCGGTGACGGGCTATTTTCTTGCCTATACCTATCTTGCGCCTCTGCTGATCCAGATTGGCGGCTTCTCCGGCCAGGCCGTGCCGCTGTTTTTGTTGCTGATGGGGCTTTCCGGCATTTGCGGCAGCCTGTTCGCCACGCGGCTGGCGGCCATGAAGACCAAACTGGTGTTTATTCTGCCGTCAGTGGCTATCTTTCTTTGCCTTCTGGCGCTCAATATCTCCATAGCGCATCTGGCGGCCATCGTGCCCATATGCATCCTCTGGGGGGGAAGCATGGCTGTGCTTGGGCTTTTGTTTCAGAGCAAGATTCTTGAAATAGCAGCACATTCCGCAGACATCGCCACGTCCATCTATTCGGGCATTTTTAATGTGGGCATTGGCGGCGGGGCCTTCATCGGCAGCTTTGTGTTTAACACTCTTGGCCTGCACACGACAGGCTATGCGGCAGCGGCCTTTTTTCTGGCCACAATTTGCGTCAGCGTCTATTCTGCGCGCAGTACCAGGACAACGCCATAA
- a CDS encoding MFS transporter, with protein sequence MWLKTRHEFPRKVKKQQYAAMSVFFLVGFFYAAWAPLIPYASDRLFLDEASLSIMLLCFGLGSIITMPITGVLAGRFSCHRVILVASALLAASFPLLAILDHFILMCVVLLLFGGCVGAVDVAANIQASIVQKKSHVVMMPVFHAFYSIGSLTGSGYLIFLLWIGLPVSWAAFSCVLFIAAPLLLFSHSFLHHIPTREERKTAVFPRGIVIVLGLMCFIVYLAEGVIANWSALYMLQYKGFEKSYAALGYSVFVAAVALGRLSGEGLIRTLGGIGRAVFIGSVTAVGGMLLFMEILPGFWAMAGYFLLGFGVSNIVPIIFIAAGSQHRVPLNAAIAAVTTIGYSGTVLGPVIIGLIAHGSSLQTAFWFNITLLVLLAGIARVVFRPVYGLVGPTGK encoded by the coding sequence ATGTGGCTCAAAACCAGACACGAATTCCCCCGGAAAGTAAAAAAACAGCAATACGCGGCTATGTCGGTATTTTTTTTAGTCGGTTTTTTCTATGCCGCCTGGGCCCCGCTTATTCCCTATGCCAGTGACAGGCTTTTTCTTGATGAGGCCTCATTAAGCATTATGCTCCTGTGCTTTGGGCTGGGGTCGATCATAACCATGCCCATTACCGGAGTGCTTGCCGGCAGGTTCAGTTGTCACAGGGTCATACTGGTTGCATCGGCGCTGCTGGCGGCAAGTTTTCCTCTGCTGGCCATTTTGGACCACTTTATCCTTATGTGCGTTGTGCTTCTGCTGTTCGGGGGCTGTGTGGGCGCTGTGGACGTGGCCGCAAACATTCAGGCCAGCATAGTCCAGAAAAAAAGCCATGTTGTGATGATGCCTGTTTTCCACGCATTTTACAGCATCGGCAGCCTGACTGGCTCCGGCTATCTGATTTTTCTGCTTTGGATCGGGCTTCCGGTAAGCTGGGCGGCTTTTTCATGCGTCCTGTTTATTGCCGCGCCGCTGCTGCTTTTTTCACACTCTTTCCTGCACCACATCCCCACCAGAGAAGAGCGGAAAACCGCGGTTTTTCCAAGAGGGATTGTTATCGTCCTGGGATTGATGTGCTTTATTGTTTACCTGGCGGAAGGAGTAATAGCCAACTGGAGCGCCTTGTACATGTTGCAGTATAAGGGCTTTGAAAAGTCGTATGCCGCTCTCGGCTACAGTGTGTTTGTTGCCGCTGTCGCCCTGGGCAGATTGTCCGGCGAAGGGCTGATCCGCACCCTGGGGGGTATCGGCAGGGCGGTGTTTATCGGCAGCGTCACCGCTGTGGGCGGCATGCTTTTGTTTATGGAAATTCTTCCGGGTTTCTGGGCAATGGCCGGCTATTTCCTTTTGGGATTTGGCGTGTCCAACATTGTGCCGATTATTTTTATTGCGGCCGGCAGCCAGCACAGGGTGCCCCTCAATGCCGCCATAGCCGCGGTCACCACTATAGGCTATTCCGGAACTGTGCTGGGCCCCGTTATTATCGGCCTTATCGCCCACGGCAGCTCCCTGCAAACGGCTTTTTGGTTCAATATCACGCTGTTGGTTCTTCTGGCCGGCATTGCAAGGGTTGTGTTTCGCCCCGTGTATGGCCTGGTCGGCCCGACAGGGAAATAA
- a CDS encoding M20 metallopeptidase family protein — protein sequence MHHMRSEAEAIREQLSTWRETLHRHPELSLKEFWTTDYLKKELAAMGVEIVDWGGETGVVGLLRGARPGKCVALRADIDALPIEEKSGVPFASENPGVMHACGHDSHMAALLGAARLLAARKNDLAGTVKFIFQPAEEIFTGGPLMVKKGVLENPHVDFIFGQHNICEYPAGKGLVSPGPIMACTAFISITVHGKGGHGAVPHLAHDPVVAAAAIVSSLQTVVSREMRPTEAVVVTIGSIHGGTVANVIPDTVTMQGTVRCFDLELFHELGDRLRRIIDHTAAAYNVKADFDYNELVPNVNNPPELVQWLRNGPMKEVYGAENILPCTPSMGGEDFACYMAQTPGVFVWFGSGNPEKGIRFSWHNPAFNVDDESLIYGAALYAQVALDWLAETAG from the coding sequence ATGCACCATATGCGCAGCGAAGCCGAGGCCATCAGGGAGCAACTGTCAACGTGGCGTGAAACCCTGCACCGGCACCCCGAACTGAGCCTCAAGGAATTCTGGACCACGGACTATCTGAAAAAAGAACTGGCCGCCATGGGCGTCGAAATAGTGGACTGGGGCGGCGAAACCGGCGTGGTGGGGCTGCTGCGCGGCGCCAGGCCCGGCAAGTGCGTGGCCCTGCGGGCCGACATCGACGCCCTGCCCATTGAAGAAAAAAGCGGCGTTCCTTTTGCTTCTGAAAATCCCGGCGTCATGCACGCCTGCGGCCACGACAGCCATATGGCCGCCCTGCTCGGCGCGGCCCGCCTGCTGGCCGCCCGCAAAAACGACCTGGCCGGCACGGTGAAGTTTATCTTTCAGCCTGCCGAGGAGATTTTTACCGGCGGCCCCCTTATGGTCAAAAAGGGCGTGCTTGAAAATCCCCATGTGGATTTCATCTTCGGGCAGCACAACATCTGCGAATACCCGGCGGGCAAGGGCCTTGTTTCCCCCGGCCCCATCATGGCCTGCACGGCCTTCATTTCCATCACAGTGCACGGCAAGGGCGGGCACGGGGCCGTGCCCCACCTGGCCCATGACCCGGTGGTGGCCGCGGCCGCCATTGTGTCGTCCCTGCAGACGGTGGTCAGCCGCGAAATGCGCCCAACCGAAGCGGTGGTGGTCACCATCGGCAGCATACACGGCGGCACAGTGGCCAACGTCATTCCCGATACCGTGACCATGCAGGGGACGGTGCGCTGTTTTGATCTGGAGCTTTTCCACGAGCTTGGGGACCGCCTGCGGCGCATTATTGACCATACTGCCGCCGCGTACAACGTCAAAGCCGACTTTGACTACAACGAACTGGTCCCCAATGTGAACAACCCGCCGGAACTCGTCCAATGGCTGCGCAATGGCCCCATGAAGGAAGTTTACGGCGCAGAAAATATCCTGCCCTGCACGCCCAGCATGGGCGGGGAGGACTTTGCCTGCTACATGGCCCAGACGCCGGGCGTCTTTGTCTGGTTTGGCAGCGGCAATCCGGAGAAAGGCATCAGATTCTCATGGCACAACCCGGCCTTCAATGTGGATGACGAAAGCCTGATTTACGGTGCGGCTCTGTATGCGCAGGTGGCTTTGGACTGGCTTGCCGAAACGGCCGGATAA
- a CDS encoding MFS transporter: MKFTWKHRHTALSVVFMVWLVSYLDRMVMSTAIPYIADEFNLSAGEMGVVMSAFFAGYALFQIPGGILSDRFGARKVLVFAIAWWSLFTLFTGYAGSLLGLIIIRICFGIGEGIGPAATWKSLAVWTPAAERGRANSIMMSTNSLGPALAPLFVVAIMSYWGWRAVFHYLSIPGFLLCVWIWFTLYDNPQEKKGVSAEELKELENEPATGGVEQKNLTFLQVLTTPVVWKSFLLLFFSNTVAWGYMSWLPTYLVKSRGLAMGQMGIAASLPFFAGFIGAIVSGYLMDGALKKYRFHYVVVTQLCMALFLYLMFTAESVTALMTFNIIAGYFCFCCVASVFSLPMMEVPKEIAGRAMGIVNTAGQLAGFLAPIVVGMLITTAADGVQNYNVAFGFLCCSNIMAAIIAIFFHRSDVKAAAAA, translated from the coding sequence ATGAAGTTTACGTGGAAGCACAGGCACACGGCCCTGTCTGTGGTTTTTATGGTCTGGCTGGTTTCCTATCTTGACCGTATGGTCATGTCCACCGCCATACCCTACATTGCCGATGAATTTAACCTTTCCGCCGGTGAAATGGGCGTGGTCATGAGCGCCTTTTTCGCGGGCTATGCCTTGTTCCAGATTCCCGGCGGCATCTTGAGCGACCGCTTCGGCGCGCGCAAAGTGCTTGTCTTCGCCATTGCCTGGTGGTCTCTCTTCACCCTGTTTACCGGCTATGCCGGCAGCCTGCTGGGCCTGATTATCATCCGCATCTGCTTCGGCATCGGCGAAGGCATCGGCCCCGCCGCCACGTGGAAGTCCCTGGCCGTCTGGACGCCCGCCGCAGAGCGCGGACGCGCCAATTCCATCATGATGAGCACCAACTCGCTGGGCCCCGCCCTGGCCCCCCTCTTTGTGGTGGCCATCATGTCCTATTGGGGCTGGCGGGCCGTTTTCCACTACCTGAGCATTCCGGGCTTTCTGCTCTGCGTCTGGATCTGGTTCACCCTGTATGACAATCCGCAGGAAAAGAAGGGCGTCAGCGCCGAAGAGCTCAAGGAGCTGGAAAACGAACCCGCAACCGGCGGCGTGGAACAGAAAAACCTGACCTTTCTTCAGGTGCTGACCACGCCTGTGGTCTGGAAGTCCTTTCTTCTGCTCTTTTTCAGCAATACCGTGGCTTGGGGCTACATGTCCTGGCTGCCCACCTACCTGGTCAAAAGCCGTGGTCTGGCCATGGGCCAGATGGGCATAGCCGCTTCTCTGCCTTTTTTCGCCGGCTTCATCGGCGCCATTGTTTCCGGCTACCTCATGGACGGCGCGCTGAAAAAGTACCGCTTCCACTATGTCGTCGTCACCCAGTTGTGCATGGCCCTGTTTCTCTACCTTATGTTCACGGCTGAAAGCGTGACCGCCCTCATGACCTTCAATATCATTGCGGGCTACTTCTGCTTCTGCTGCGTGGCTTCGGTCTTCAGCCTGCCCATGATGGAAGTGCCCAAAGAAATTGCGGGCCGGGCCATGGGCATAGTGAATACCGCCGGGCAACTGGCGGGTTTCCTGGCCCCCATCGTCGTGGGCATGCTCATCACCACCGCTGCCGACGGCGTGCAGAACTACAACGTGGCCTTTGGCTTTCTGTGCTGCTCCAACATCATGGCGGCCATAATCGCCATTTTCTTCCACAGGAGCGACGTCAAGGCCGCAGCCGCCGCATAA